In Candidatus Bathyarchaeia archaeon, a single genomic region encodes these proteins:
- a CDS encoding glycoside hydrolase family 2 TIM barrel-domain containing protein — protein MSIPRPEHPRPDFERKTWINLNGEWQFEIDNAKSGLEKGWSSGKDFSRRIIVPFPPESALSGVGEKDFMESVWYRRFFSVPDEWLDGRILLHFGAVDYKATVWVNGHLAGAHKGGYSPFTFDITGLVKPGDNELVVWALDDCRSGLQPTGKQSHRLKSYGCLYTRVTGIWQTVWLEAVPRQYIDYFKVVAEPGSGSVFVELHVGGDGGKYAVSAEIYDGGKMVAEAQTSSFKPLSHIYMSVPDARSWSPEDPYLYRLLLKLTSADGLTDEVSSYVGFREIRVSKNKILFNNQVRFLRLVLDQGYYPDGIYTAPSDDALRRDIELAKNMGFDGARLHQKVFEPRFLYWADRLGYLAAGEFPDWGADLSNASARDALLDEWISIVRRDFNHPSIIIWTPFNERSIDVNDHTCVEFIRRVVHLTKVIDPTRLVIDCSGWTHVSEEIDIYDVHDYEQKPEIFRSHYADLPKKTSEPLDLRGSQMNFLRNLPYKGQPFIVSEYGGIWWNPLEAKPGESWGYGERPKTIEEYVERYKALTESLLFNRDVSGFCYTQLYDIEQETNGLYTFDRRPKVDPKMIWGINRQKASIEEDSAVS, from the coding sequence TTGAGCATCCCTAGGCCGGAGCACCCTAGACCCGACTTCGAGAGAAAGACGTGGATAAACCTTAACGGCGAATGGCAGTTTGAGATAGATAACGCTAAAAGCGGTCTTGAGAAAGGCTGGAGCAGCGGAAAAGATTTCTCAAGAAGAATAATTGTGCCTTTCCCGCCTGAAAGCGCTCTCTCGGGTGTTGGGGAGAAAGACTTCATGGAATCCGTCTGGTATAGGCGATTTTTCAGCGTCCCGGATGAGTGGCTTGATGGCCGCATACTGCTCCACTTTGGCGCGGTAGATTATAAGGCGACTGTTTGGGTTAACGGTCATTTAGCCGGCGCTCATAAAGGTGGATACTCGCCCTTCACATTCGATATAACTGGTCTAGTGAAGCCCGGCGACAACGAGCTAGTCGTCTGGGCCCTAGATGACTGTAGGAGTGGTCTCCAGCCAACTGGTAAACAAAGCCACCGCCTAAAATCTTACGGATGCCTATATACTCGGGTAACGGGTATTTGGCAGACCGTTTGGCTTGAAGCCGTCCCACGCCAATACATAGACTACTTTAAAGTTGTGGCGGAGCCGGGCAGCGGAAGCGTCTTCGTGGAGCTTCATGTTGGGGGTGATGGGGGCAAGTATGCTGTTTCAGCTGAAATATATGATGGGGGCAAAATGGTAGCTGAGGCCCAGACATCCTCATTTAAGCCATTAAGCCACATTTATATGAGTGTTCCGGACGCGCGTTCATGGTCTCCGGAAGACCCATACCTATATAGGCTGCTCCTCAAACTTACCTCCGCAGACGGCTTAACAGACGAGGTCAGCTCTTACGTAGGTTTTCGTGAGATACGAGTATCAAAAAACAAAATTTTATTTAATAATCAAGTGCGCTTCCTAAGGCTCGTTCTAGACCAAGGATATTATCCCGACGGCATTTACACTGCGCCATCAGACGACGCTTTGAGACGCGACATAGAGCTAGCGAAGAACATGGGGTTCGACGGCGCTAGGCTTCATCAAAAGGTCTTTGAGCCGCGCTTCCTTTACTGGGCTGATAGGCTCGGCTATCTTGCGGCCGGAGAGTTTCCGGACTGGGGCGCCGATTTATCTAATGCGTCGGCTAGAGACGCCTTATTAGACGAGTGGATCAGCATTGTTAGGAGAGATTTCAATCACCCATCCATCATCATATGGACACCATTTAATGAGAGATCTATTGACGTAAACGATCATACATGCGTCGAGTTTATTCGAAGGGTTGTGCACTTAACTAAGGTTATTGATCCAACTAGGCTGGTTATCGATTGCAGCGGTTGGACACATGTCAGCGAAGAAATAGACATATATGATGTTCACGACTACGAGCAGAAACCTGAAATATTCAGGAGCCATTACGCGGATCTACCTAAGAAGACTTCAGAGCCTCTCGACCTTAGAGGATCACAAATGAATTTTTTGAGGAACCTGCCCTATAAAGGCCAGCCTTTCATCGTGAGCGAGTACGGTGGGATATGGTGGAACCCATTAGAGGCGAAACCCGGCGAGAGCTGGGGTTACGGCGAAAGGCCTAAAACAATTGAGGAGTACGTTGAGCGGTATAAGGCTTTAACTGAGAGTTTACTCTTCAATAGGGATGTTTCAGGCTTCTGCTATACGCAGCTATACGATATAGAGCAGGAAACGAACGGTCTATACACCTTTGATAGAAGACCGAAAGTGGATCCGAAGATGATATGGGGCATTAATAGGCAGAAGGCCAGCATAGAGGAAGATTCCGCTGTGAGTTAA
- a CDS encoding SufD family Fe-S cluster assembly protein, with product MPESKDAALRAINKPSAFGPDLDISQYSRQPKNWEPCPVSSLPKEILERAVEVGVLPEQESRAATFFQIDHSVIFRAVQKIFEDKIEIMSAKEALRKYDWLKDYWWKLVSVDTDKYTALAELYWDQGYFIRILEDQKVIIPLQACLFISTDNLNQNVHNIIIAEPGSEAQIITGCTLHSSVQRGLHVGITEFYIKEEAKLTFTMIHNWAQNFDSRPRSGAMIEDNGVFVSNYMCFKPLKSLQMYPVAYCRGVNARARFNTIIYGVGNSYIDVGSKIVLQNEGCRGEVISRTIAADKAQIYARGLLQGEHSDTRAHLECRGLLLSDEAMIYAVPELVAKAKGAELSHEAAVGKISEEQIQYLMARGFSKSEAEALIVRGFMDVSIFGLPKDLEEEIQRMVDMTAERAF from the coding sequence ATGCCTGAAAGTAAGGACGCTGCGCTGCGAGCTATAAATAAACCGTCAGCGTTCGGGCCGGATCTGGATATAAGCCAGTACTCTAGGCAGCCTAAAAACTGGGAGCCATGTCCAGTATCAAGCCTTCCAAAGGAGATTCTGGAAAGAGCTGTCGAGGTGGGCGTTCTACCAGAGCAGGAGAGCAGGGCTGCAACCTTTTTCCAAATAGATCACTCAGTTATATTTAGAGCCGTCCAGAAGATCTTTGAGGATAAAATTGAAATTATGAGCGCTAAGGAGGCTCTTAGAAAGTATGATTGGTTGAAAGACTATTGGTGGAAGCTCGTGAGCGTTGATACGGATAAGTATACGGCCTTAGCCGAGCTTTACTGGGATCAAGGATATTTTATTAGAATACTTGAAGACCAGAAAGTCATAATACCGCTACAAGCATGCCTATTCATCTCAACCGACAATTTAAACCAGAATGTTCATAACATAATAATCGCTGAACCCGGCTCAGAGGCGCAGATAATAACCGGCTGCACCCTCCACTCCAGCGTTCAACGCGGCCTCCACGTCGGCATAACGGAGTTCTATATTAAGGAGGAAGCAAAACTAACATTCACCATGATTCATAATTGGGCTCAAAATTTCGACTCTAGGCCTAGATCCGGAGCGATGATAGAGGATAACGGCGTGTTCGTGAGCAATTATATGTGCTTCAAGCCCCTTAAGAGCCTACAAATGTATCCAGTAGCGTATTGTAGGGGCGTTAATGCGCGCGCCAGATTCAATACAATAATTTATGGGGTAGGCAACTCATACATCGATGTTGGCTCAAAGATAGTTTTGCAGAACGAGGGCTGCAGGGGCGAGGTGATATCCAGAACCATAGCGGCCGACAAGGCGCAAATATATGCTAGAGGCCTACTGCAGGGAGAGCATAGTGACACAAGAGCCCACTTAGAGTGCAGGGGGCTTCTACTTTCAGATGAAGCCATGATCTACGCTGTGCCGGAGCTTGTGGCTAAGGCTAAAGGCGCTGAGCTGTCGCATGAGGCTGCCGTCGGAAAAATATCTGAAGAACAAATTCAATATTTAATGGCTAGAGGATTCTCAAAAAGCGAGGCCGAGGCCCTAATTGTAAGGGGATTCATGGACGTAAGCATATTCGGGCTGCCAAAAGATCTCGAGGAGGAGATTCAGAGGATGGTTGACATGACAGCTGAACGCGCATTTTAA
- a CDS encoding ABC transporter ATP-binding protein gives MSAPILEVRHLSVEVSGRRVLNDVNLQIPEGEAHVLFGPNGSGKSSLIMAILGFPAYKIVSGKILFKGKDITSLSTDGRVRMGIGVAFQNPPAIRGVKLGGILRRMTPNEEKINEILRKVKLPSSFLERDINLGFSGGEIKKSEVLQVLAQNSDFLILDEPDSGVDVENLRILGTVINEALQGRSALIITHLGVILQYINANVAHVLMNGTIVCSGHPTKILGQILNEGYAWCEKCLKVRTLRCEL, from the coding sequence ATGAGTGCGCCTATACTTGAGGTACGGCATCTAAGCGTCGAGGTTTCCGGAAGAAGAGTACTGAACGACGTAAACCTGCAGATACCTGAGGGCGAAGCCCACGTTTTATTTGGGCCGAATGGGTCTGGGAAAAGCTCGCTGATAATGGCTATCCTGGGTTTTCCAGCATATAAGATTGTTTCGGGAAAGATATTGTTTAAGGGGAAAGATATAACCAGCCTTTCAACCGATGGACGGGTTAGGATGGGTATAGGCGTAGCCTTTCAGAACCCGCCAGCAATAAGAGGTGTAAAGCTCGGCGGGATCTTAAGGCGCATGACGCCAAACGAAGAGAAAATAAATGAGATCCTCAGGAAGGTTAAGCTTCCAAGCAGTTTTCTTGAAAGAGACATAAATCTAGGTTTTTCCGGCGGGGAGATTAAGAAGTCTGAGGTGCTTCAGGTTTTAGCCCAAAACAGCGATTTTCTAATACTTGATGAGCCGGATTCCGGGGTCGATGTTGAAAACCTAAGGATTTTGGGGACGGTGATTAACGAGGCGCTGCAGGGGCGATCCGCCCTGATAATTACGCATCTTGGCGTTATATTGCAGTATATTAACGCTAATGTTGCGCATGTATTGATGAATGGCACAATAGTTTGCTCAGGTCACCCAACAAAGATACTGGGTCAAATATTAAATGAGGGTTACGCGTGGTGTGAGAAATGCCTGAAAGTAAGGACGCTGCGCTGCGAGCTATAA